Proteins from a genomic interval of Choristoneura fumiferana chromosome 12, NRCan_CFum_1, whole genome shotgun sequence:
- the LOC141433788 gene encoding uncharacterized protein isoform X1, with the protein MGLNLYSNYLLAAVFTVNLCFASNVFERDPGPPRENEGFVYKLRQERSASENDSNTSTSKEPSYKKWQVGRVSRKQFEIVNMLWRKTKVNMDVESTTAGDKKNNNYNGTKILYKRHENNWNFRHKGHYISRPVFHTSTPSYIEFYYLDEKVDPVKDTSTDKFDKFFNIRRTTRLINYARDGFRHSPLFSFRVDSNYKRPTSTSTTKATPQPVKKKKRGNPREQELINTLTESRNYSNLKNILKPENRIKLTDLIKNNTLFGKRLITVKVYLNGSRKSRTKQTVKHTPKTTTMSTTTSSTTLESTTAYDKIKFFELYDSLTLAPQQDALKNKNDIKNIIDSEDIEPKKDKVRNIVQNIGNCNNQSRNNRDEQSFNFVSFTTESKTNASKLRFIKRKGSTHLFQDKNALDLLLNTTTKRSPSTDTANKNKLAAWSNYPFVSVYVYEPTQTHCDAAGISPHWLIAAGSCLSRHHLVHSVEARSAFVTYCGDNWRNPERIAYVKYSVVHPKFHPKDEARRHLYNIGLIQVSSPMTTCSNWSPISLMSHHFAADSQGSIASAVGWGLDRFGTKYMTEKLPLWPLTVYEGLVYSDSCPGSIAYSKAKRQDPDSGVNNVYCLLLPPYTGEETDPAHGGLLLVGGKLIALYLQEERRSWGAQSAQYTGVWRVIPWVMDAAREPEDSEAFSSDV; encoded by the exons atgggtCTAAATTTGTATTCAAATTATTTGCTGGCCGCCGTTTTTACTGTAAATTTGTGCTTTGCAAGCAACGTTTTTGAAAGAGACCCTGGGCCACCGCGGGAAAATGAAGGTTTCGTTTATAAATTAAGACAAGAAAGATCAGCATCCGAGAACGATAGCAACACAAGTACGTCGAAGGAACCCTCCTACAAAAAATGGCAAGTAGGCCGAGTCAGTCGAAAGCAATTTGAAATCGTTAATATGTTATGGAGaaaaactaaagtaaatatGGACGTTGAAAGCACAACTGCtggtgataaaaaaaataacaattataatggcacgaaaattttatataaacGGCATGAAAACAACTGGAATTTCCGGCACAAGGGTCATTACATCTCTCGTCCTGTTTTCCATACATCCACACCAAGTTACATAGAATTTTACTATTTGGACGAGAAAGTAGATCCTGTTAAAGATACTTCTACTGATAAATTTGATAAGTTTTTCAATATTAGAAGAACTACTAGATTGATAAATTACGCAAGAGACGGCTTTCGACATTCTCCCTTGTTTTCTTTTCGCGTCGATTCAAATTATAAAAGGCCTACCTCGACATCGACTACCAAAGCAACGCCCCAACCGGTAAAAAAGAAGAAACGGGGAAATCCGAGAGAGCAAGAGTTGATAAATACTTTAACAGAATCGCGCAACTActcaaacttaaaaaatattttgaaacctGAGAATAGAATTAAATTGACAGATTTAATTAAGAACAATACTCTTTTTGGCAAAAGACTGATTACAGTGAAAGTATATCTTAATGGTTCTCGTAAATCgagaacaaaacaaacagtcaAACATACGCCAAAAACAACGACGATGTCCACAACTACATCTTCAACAACTTTGGAATCGACAACTGCTTACGATAAAATCAAATTTTTCGAGTTATATGACAGTCTCACGTTGGCTCCTCAACAAGATgcactgaaaaataaaaatgacattaaaaatataatcgaTTCAGAGGACATTGAGCCCAAAAAAGATAAAGTCCGAAATATTGTTCAGAATATTGGGAATTGTAACAATCAAAGTAGAAACAATCGCGATGAGCAAAGCTTTAACTTTGTTTCATTTACAACAGAGAGTAAGACAAATGCGTCCAAATTAAGATTTATCAAAAGAAAAGGAAGCACTCACCTGTTTCAAGACAAAAACGCAttagatttacttttaaatacaacGACTAAACGATCACCGTCAACTGACACAGCGAATAAGAACAAACTGGCTGCCTGGTCTAATTATCCTTTTGTCAGTGTTTACGTTTATGAACCAACCCAG ACACATTGCGATGCAGCGGGTATCAGTCCTCATTGGTTGATTGCTGCCGGCTCGTGTCTGTCCCGTCATCACTTGGTTCACTCAGTGGAAGCCAGGTCCGCGTTCGTAACTTACTGCGGAGACAATTGGCGGAATCCCGAGCGCATTGCTTACGTAAAGTACAGTGTGGTACATCCAAAATTTCATCCCAAAGACGAGGCTCGAAGACATCTTTATAACATAG GTTTAATTCAAGTTTCAAGCCCTATGACTACTTGCTCAAACTGGTCACCGATTTCTCTGATGTCCCATCATTTTGCTGCAGACTCTCAAGGATCGATAGCTTCAGCAGTAGGGTGGGGTCTGGAcag GTTTGGGACAAAATACATGACCGAAAAACTACCGCTTTGGCCCCTTACGGTGTACGAGGGACTCGTATATTCTGATTCATGTCCAGGGAGTATCGCGTACAG CAAAGCGAAACGCCAAGACCCAGACAGCGGCGTAAACAATGTCTACTGCCTTTTGTTACCGCCGTATACGGGAGAAGAAACGGATCCCGCGCACGGAGGCTTGCTTCTAGTCGGTGGGAAGCTTATAGCTCTGTACTTGCAG gAAGAAAGGCGTTCATGGGGCGCCCAATCAGCTCAATATACTGGTGTTTGGCGCGTCATACCATGGGTGATGGATGCGGCTCGGGAGCCTGAGGATTCCGAAGCATTCTCCTCTGATGTTTAG
- the LOC141433788 gene encoding uncharacterized protein isoform X2 has protein sequence MGLNLYSNYLLAAVFTVNLCFASNVFERDPGPPRENEGFVYKLRQERSASENDSNTSTSKEPSYKKWQVGRVSRKQFEIVNMLWRKTKVNMDVESTTAGDKKNNNYNGTKILYKRHENNWNFRHKGHYISRPVFHTSTPSYIEFYYLDEKVDPVKDTSTDKFDKFFNIRRTTRLINYARDGFRHSPLFSFRVDSNYKRPTSTSTTKATPQPVKKKKRGNPREQELINTLTESRNYSNLKNILKPENRIKLTDLIKNNTLFGKRLITVKVYLNGSRKSRTKQTVKHTPKTTTMSTTTSSTTLESTTAYDKIKFFELYDSLTLAPQQDALKNKNDIKNIIDSEDIEPKKDKVRNIVQNIGNCNNQSRNNRDEQSFNFVSFTTESKTNASKLRFIKRKGSTHLFQDKNALDLLLNTTTKRSPSTDTANKNKLAAWSNYPFVSVYVYEPTQTHCDAAGISPHWLIAAGSCLSRHHLVHSVEARSAFVTYCGDNWRNPERIAYVKYSVVHPKFHPKDEARRHLYNIDSQGSIASAVGWGLDRFGTKYMTEKLPLWPLTVYEGLVYSDSCPGSIAYSKAKRQDPDSGVNNVYCLLLPPYTGEETDPAHGGLLLVGGKLIALYLQEERRSWGAQSAQYTGVWRVIPWVMDAAREPEDSEAFSSDV, from the exons atgggtCTAAATTTGTATTCAAATTATTTGCTGGCCGCCGTTTTTACTGTAAATTTGTGCTTTGCAAGCAACGTTTTTGAAAGAGACCCTGGGCCACCGCGGGAAAATGAAGGTTTCGTTTATAAATTAAGACAAGAAAGATCAGCATCCGAGAACGATAGCAACACAAGTACGTCGAAGGAACCCTCCTACAAAAAATGGCAAGTAGGCCGAGTCAGTCGAAAGCAATTTGAAATCGTTAATATGTTATGGAGaaaaactaaagtaaatatGGACGTTGAAAGCACAACTGCtggtgataaaaaaaataacaattataatggcacgaaaattttatataaacGGCATGAAAACAACTGGAATTTCCGGCACAAGGGTCATTACATCTCTCGTCCTGTTTTCCATACATCCACACCAAGTTACATAGAATTTTACTATTTGGACGAGAAAGTAGATCCTGTTAAAGATACTTCTACTGATAAATTTGATAAGTTTTTCAATATTAGAAGAACTACTAGATTGATAAATTACGCAAGAGACGGCTTTCGACATTCTCCCTTGTTTTCTTTTCGCGTCGATTCAAATTATAAAAGGCCTACCTCGACATCGACTACCAAAGCAACGCCCCAACCGGTAAAAAAGAAGAAACGGGGAAATCCGAGAGAGCAAGAGTTGATAAATACTTTAACAGAATCGCGCAACTActcaaacttaaaaaatattttgaaacctGAGAATAGAATTAAATTGACAGATTTAATTAAGAACAATACTCTTTTTGGCAAAAGACTGATTACAGTGAAAGTATATCTTAATGGTTCTCGTAAATCgagaacaaaacaaacagtcaAACATACGCCAAAAACAACGACGATGTCCACAACTACATCTTCAACAACTTTGGAATCGACAACTGCTTACGATAAAATCAAATTTTTCGAGTTATATGACAGTCTCACGTTGGCTCCTCAACAAGATgcactgaaaaataaaaatgacattaaaaatataatcgaTTCAGAGGACATTGAGCCCAAAAAAGATAAAGTCCGAAATATTGTTCAGAATATTGGGAATTGTAACAATCAAAGTAGAAACAATCGCGATGAGCAAAGCTTTAACTTTGTTTCATTTACAACAGAGAGTAAGACAAATGCGTCCAAATTAAGATTTATCAAAAGAAAAGGAAGCACTCACCTGTTTCAAGACAAAAACGCAttagatttacttttaaatacaacGACTAAACGATCACCGTCAACTGACACAGCGAATAAGAACAAACTGGCTGCCTGGTCTAATTATCCTTTTGTCAGTGTTTACGTTTATGAACCAACCCAG ACACATTGCGATGCAGCGGGTATCAGTCCTCATTGGTTGATTGCTGCCGGCTCGTGTCTGTCCCGTCATCACTTGGTTCACTCAGTGGAAGCCAGGTCCGCGTTCGTAACTTACTGCGGAGACAATTGGCGGAATCCCGAGCGCATTGCTTACGTAAAGTACAGTGTGGTACATCCAAAATTTCATCCCAAAGACGAGGCTCGAAGACATCTTTATAACATAG ACTCTCAAGGATCGATAGCTTCAGCAGTAGGGTGGGGTCTGGAcag GTTTGGGACAAAATACATGACCGAAAAACTACCGCTTTGGCCCCTTACGGTGTACGAGGGACTCGTATATTCTGATTCATGTCCAGGGAGTATCGCGTACAG CAAAGCGAAACGCCAAGACCCAGACAGCGGCGTAAACAATGTCTACTGCCTTTTGTTACCGCCGTATACGGGAGAAGAAACGGATCCCGCGCACGGAGGCTTGCTTCTAGTCGGTGGGAAGCTTATAGCTCTGTACTTGCAG gAAGAAAGGCGTTCATGGGGCGCCCAATCAGCTCAATATACTGGTGTTTGGCGCGTCATACCATGGGTGATGGATGCGGCTCGGGAGCCTGAGGATTCCGAAGCATTCTCCTCTGATGTTTAG